Below is a window of Escherichia coli DSM 30083 = JCM 1649 = ATCC 11775 DNA.
TCGGCCTTCACAACAATGTGCGGATGCTCTTCATCGACATTGAATTTATTGACGCCCAGTTTGACGTCCACATTGACGGGAGAAGTCATAAAACGGTCACTCCTTTCATGCCATCCTTGATCAGATTGATGAAGCCCACTTTCTTGCCGTGGCGGAGGATTTTCTTGCGCATCAGTTCCGGCGCACTGCCGTCAATGGTGAACAGGTCACGCGCCACGCCCACCGCCAGTTCCGGGTAGCCGCTAAACATGCGTGGGTTATCAAGAAACGCCGGTAGTTTCTGGTACATGCGCATATCGCGCAGCGGGCCACTCTCAAGATGCTGACGATATTCCGCGAGTTTTTGCTTACTGAAATCGTCGCTTTTCATCGCTGAAAGCACAGTTTTTGCTGCTGCTTCCCCGGCGGCAATCGCCAGATCCATACCGCGAATGGTAAAACCGAGGTTCATACACATTCCGGCGGCATCACCAGCAATCAATACGCCGTCACCGACCAGCTCCGGCAGCATGTTGATGCCCGCTTCCGGCACTACGTGAGCGGAATATTCCACCAGCTTGCCGCCCGCGATCAGCGGTGCAACGGCCGGATGTTGTTTGAAATCTTCCAGCATTTGCGGCACCGATTTTTTTGCGTCATGCAGATGATGCAAACCACAAACCAGCCCCAGCGACAGGGTATTTTCATTGGTATAAAGGAAGCCACCGCCCATCAGGCCATCGGTGGGTGATCCCGCAAACAGGCAAGCCGCGCCCTGATTACCCTGCAACTGAAAACGGTCTTCAATAACCGACTTCGGTAACTCGATCAGTTCCTTCACGCCAACCGCCACATCCGTCGGTTTAACGCG
It encodes the following:
- the fixC gene encoding FAD-dependent oxidoreductase, producing MSEDIFDAIIVGAGLAGSVAALVLAREGAQVLVIERGNSAGAKNVTGGRLYAHSLEHIIPGFADSAPVERLITHEKLAFMTEKSAMTMDYCNGDETSPSPRSYSVLRSKFDAWLMEQAEEAGAQLITGIRVDNLVQRDGKVVGVEADGDVIEAKTVILADGVNSILAEKLGMAKRVKPTDVAVGVKELIELPKSVIEDRFQLQGNQGAACLFAGSPTDGLMGGGFLYTNENTLSLGLVCGLHHLHDAKKSVPQMLEDFKQHPAVAPLIAGGKLVEYSAHVVPEAGINMLPELVGDGVLIAGDAAGMCMNLGFTIRGMDLAIAAGEAAAKTVLSAMKSDDFSKQKLAEYRQHLESGPLRDMRMYQKLPAFLDNPRMFSGYPELAVGVARDLFTIDGSAPELMRKKILRHGKKVGFINLIKDGMKGVTVL